The region TCGAGGAACCCACCCTGGAGGACGTGTTCCTCGCCCTCACCGGCCACACCCTGCGCGACGACGAGGGTCGGAGCCTGGGAGCCTGGCGGACGGCACACGCCGCCACGGCCAGGAGGGACGGCCGATGATTCAGGGATTCGCCGTCAGCGCCATCTGGCTCCGGGAGTTCAAGCGGTACTTCCGGGATCTCGCGCGGGTGGCCTCCTCGGTGGCCCGGCCCGTCGTCTGGCTCTTCATCCTGGGCATCGGCATCTCGCCGAATTTTTCCCAGGTGGCGGGCCTGAACTACATCGAGTACATCTTCCCCGGCATGGTGGTGATGACCATCCTTTTCACCTCGACGATTTCCGCGATT is a window of bacterium DNA encoding:
- a CDS encoding ABC transporter permease; the protein is MIQGFAVSAIWLREFKRYFRDLARVASSVARPVVWLFILGIGISPNFSQVAGLNYIEYIFPGMVVMTILFTSTISAI